One Cardinium endosymbiont cEper1 of Encarsia pergandiella genomic region harbors:
- a CDS encoding WH2 domain-containing protein — MAGKFNTYKSIHKGVANILFTAVYLLFSAEICSSSPKDKPRNGIGNEYIATPQVKQTNKIEEISDAEGEANDFSQLHEVQDDLAIDSAQDDESFDTDTTTPSVEPSEDSVAKDESKASVVDTTSKQEQKKEGSTRGVDDLRPSPDVLVKDECSETPIDSKVLPERPERRRSKSKSRSIKSSEHILNLLHTLSDTNKLVTSLLLNSEVKPQRPKRRRHKSTLPVRVEKDSSNSRLSSNQSSDANTFVPPPPPPLPSEDNSRPSSKSSLLSSSPNGTVDKNESDGSPNQDPRADLLEEIRGGVKLRKVPQQEGARNPVVQPEQNSLAAALERALNERNKAMHSESESDSGSESEHDDEWNG, encoded by the coding sequence ATGGCAGGTAAATTTAATACATATAAATCTATTCATAAAGGGGTAGCAAATATACTATTTACAGCCGTTTATCTTTTATTTAGTGCAGAGATTTGTAGCTCTTCTCCTAAAGATAAACCAAGGAACGGAATAGGTAATGAATATATAGCAACACCTCAAGTCAAACAAACGAATAAGATAGAAGAGATCAGCGACGCTGAAGGTGAGGCAAACGATTTCAGCCAATTACATGAAGTACAAGATGATCTAGCAATAGATTCCGCACAGGATGATGAATCGTTTGATACAGATACAACTACTCCTTCTGTAGAACCATCAGAAGATTCTGTTGCTAAAGACGAATCAAAGGCGTCCGTAGTGGATACAACATCTAAGCAGGAGCAGAAGAAAGAGGGCTCTACTAGAGGTGTTGATGATCTTAGACCATCACCTGATGTTTTGGTAAAAGATGAATGTTCTGAGACACCTATAGATTCGAAAGTGTTACCGGAACGTCCGGAACGTAGACGTAGTAAATCAAAATCTAGATCTATCAAAAGTTCTGAGCATATACTGAATCTTTTACACACACTTTCAGATACAAATAAATTAGTTACATCGCTGCTACTAAATTCGGAAGTAAAACCGCAGCGTCCCAAACGTAGACGTCATAAATCAACTTTGCCAGTGAGAGTCGAAAAAGATAGTTCAAATAGTAGGTTATCTTCAAATCAGTCTAGTGATGCGAATACCTTTGTTCCACCACCTCCGCCTCCATTGCCTAGCGAAGATAATAGTCGACCATCTTCAAAATCATCTCTGCTTTCATCGTCTCCAAATGGTACTGTAGATAAAAATGAATCAGATGGTAGTCCAAATCAAGATCCTCGTGCAGATCTGCTAGAAGAGATTCGAGGCGGTGTTAAGCTTAGGAAGGTACCACAACAAGAAGGTGCAAGAAACCCTGTTGTACAACCTGAACAAAACTCCCTTGCAGCTGCCCTTGAAAGGGCTTTGAACGAAAGAAATAAGGCCATGCATTCTGAATCTGAATCTGATTCAGGTAGTGAATCAGAGCATGATGATGAATGGAATGGTTAG